The genome window CAAACGTAAACGCTCGAAGCTCGGCTAGGGAGCTTGGCATGATGTTTACAATTTCTACTGCCTCTTCTTCGGTGAGACCGCATTCTTTTTTGAGTTCTTGCTTGATCTTCTTTGCTGCCTTTGCCTCTACTTTGGCAAACTTGGTAACATAATCATAAGTCCATCGCTGAATTTGATCCATCTTTTCAGCGTCTTCCTTTTCAAGAATTTCTTTTACTTCAGCAAGCGAAATAGGCTGACTTTTTTTTACTTGTTCCATTTACTTTACACCAAACGGTTTGATATGGTCTAATCTAGTGATTAAGGTTTTCGTCTTGTTCCCTAGTTTTACATCCATTGTGACTACCCTTCTGCTCACATCTGTGATTTTTCCCACCTTTCCGTGGTATCGCTTGTGGGGCATTGCCTTGTGCTGTCTTGGATCGATGATGACTAGTGCCTGTTCTCCGACATGGTATTCTCTCATTAGAAAAGAAACTCCACGTGGGGCATCCTTTGTCAAGACAGATCTGGATTTGTATCTAAAACCGTGAGAGTGGCCAGATGGCTTCTTTGTAGTCATAAAGAAATGGGTTGGAAGCCCTTATTTTAAGACTTACTCAGAATCTTCTGACTTTTTCTTCTTTTTTGTTTCGTCATCTGGGTCTGCAACGCCAGCTTCGGTAACTGTAAAGATTACCTCTTGCTCTGGGTGATGAGGGCTGTCGACCATTCTTGCGATTCTCTTTTTGCCCGACTTTTTGAAGTAGACTCGGTAGGTGCTAGTGTGAGCCACTACGTTTCCTCCAATTGCCCGTATTGGGTCGCCAAAGAACACGTCTGGTGATGCCATGACTTGGTTTGTCGCAATTGCAGCACAGTTGTATGTCTCTGCAGTTCTGACAAGCAAGTGCACAAAGCGGTTTATTCTTTGCTGTCTGTCAGACAAGGTTCCCCTTCCGAGGTACTCTGATCTGAACAGTCCTACTGCAGAATCTGCTACGATTAGCTTTATGTTGTGCTGCTCTATGATCGGTCCTGCCTCCTCTAGGATCAGGGTTTGGTGAGCGCTGTTGTATGCTCTTGCAACGATGATGTTGTCAAGTACCTTTTCAGGGTCGAGTCCTTTTGCCTTTGCAATGGAAACGATTCTTTCAGGTCTGAAGGTGTTTTCAGTATCAATGTACAATACTCCGCCGCCAAGGCCGCCTTCTTCTTTACTTTTTTGAACGTTAACGCACATTGTAAGACAGAACTGGGTCTTTCCTGAGCCAAATTCGCCATAGACTTCGGTTAGTGCTTGGGTTTCAACGCCTCCGTCAAATAGCATGTCAAGGCATTCTGTTCCAGTCGCTATTTTGCCAATGTCTAGCCTTCTTTTGTAAATCTCAGTTGCAGTCACAAAGTCCTTTGTGATCAGCCCCTGCTCAACCATTGTTTGTCTTGCTTTAGTTACAATTTTTTCTGCTGCTTCTCTGTCCATGCCAGTGACTTCGGAAACGTCCACCGGACCACGAACAATCAGATCCATAATATTGTGAATTCCCGCGTCACTTAGTTTTTTTGTCGTGACTGGGCCTACGCCGTCAAGACTATCTAATCTCATTTCATCTACCATACCGTATGGTACGGTACCATACCTAATTAAAGGTATTGGTATGTAAATTTTGTCAACAGTAGATCGAGATCGGCAAACTAGCCTTTCATGCATGCCATCTTGTTTCTATTTCGAGTACAAAATATGGAGTCTGCAATCAAGATTCTTAAATCAAAGTACGTGAACCAATAGCATGGCAAAAAGATTCTCGTGCGGCGATGTCGTGGACGGATGCGCATGGTCGGCTACGGCTAAAGACGAAACCGAGTTGTTCGAGAAGATATCAAAACATGCCAAAGATGCTCACAAAATGTCCTCCGTCCCAGACGAAGTGATACAAAAGGTCAAATCAAAAATAAAAGACGCCTAACTGCATCGTAACAAAAAGATGACCAGAGTTTTTGTGCAAAAAATCGATCAATCATTTGTCATATCATTTGGAATAAAAATTAGTTAAAGGAATTATGCTTTTCCTTCTATTCCTTCTCGATGTATCCAGTAATAGGCAATCTTATTTGCGTCAATCCAGTAGGTTTCCGATGCGGCATCAACCATGACTTCCTGTGTGGATTCGTTGAAAGTAACATTGTGTTTGTGAAGCTCGATTTTGTCTCCATTGTCTAGTCGTATCATTACCTCGCCGTTTTTCTCAAGGGATTCTTTTAGTGCTTTGAAATTTGACATGATCATTTTGGGGTTTTTGATTATATTATCTGGGGGTCAATTCTCATCTCTGATTCTATTGTTTTACTTGCATTCTGAGTCAAATCCACGTTATCCCCGTGCCTTCATTTTTGTAGAACCTGTCCTCCAAACAGGCAGATCAGAAACAATTATGGAATGTCTCAAATCATCTGTGCGTAAATTGGCTATCTGTCCAAGAATGCGCGCAGCATCCAGGCCATCTTTTCATGATCTTCCATCAGCCCGGTAAGAAAGTCGGCAGTTCCAGTATCATGATGCTTTTTGTCGCATGCGTCGATGTCTTTTCTGAGATTTCGTATTGTCGTCTCGTGGTCAGCTAGCAGGTTTGAGATCATCACTTTTGCGTCAGGATACTTGGCAGGATGCTCTTTTAGCCTGGAGTTTTTTGAGAATTCCGCAAGGGTTGCAGTGGTCATTCCTCCAAGGGAGCGAATTCTTTCGGCAACTGCATCTATTGATGCGTCTATTGCAGCATATTGTGATTCAAAGAACTTGTGCAGGTCGTTAAACTGCATACCGGTGACGTTCCAATGATAATTTCTAGTCTTTGTGTAAAGCACGTATTGGTCTGCCAAGAGAGCATTTAGAATTTGATTTACGCCCTTTCTGTTGCTGTCAGATATTCCTATGTTAATTACCATGTTCCTAATGTACGATAACAAGATAAAAACATGATCCAGATTTCAAAATTTGACATTATGAAAATAGGAGTTTAGACAGGGATTGTCTTTTTGTATTCTTGCCCACAGTTACCGCAGACTATGATAGTGTTAGATTTGGATTCTTTCAAAATTTCGCCGCAATTTTCGCATCTCATTGTACAATATGGTACGCAGTCACCGCATTTAGTGCTTGTGATGCATTGTTCCTTGATTCAAGGCACAGGTAAAAACATAAAAAACAGAGCGTCAAATCCCAAGTCAGGCTATGACATTAGCCTTGGTCTAGCAGACCTAAACCGAGTCTGACTCTGATAATGTCTACCAAAACAAAGGAGAGAATGGTAGACATGAAAATAATCGAATTGGCATTTTTGGCGCTAGGTGGAGTCGCAGGAACATTCCTAAGATACAAGATGATTTCAGTTCCGACATATCTTGGTGCATTGCAAGCTAACGTCCTAATGGTAAATGTGCTTGGCAGCTTCATTTTGGGCGCATTTGCAGTAATATCACAGCAGTGGAACCTTGACGGGAAATACGCGCTGTTGATTGCGTTTGGTTTTTGCGGGTCGCTTACCACAATGTCTGCAGTTGCGTTTGACACGCATGGGCTGCTAAACAATGCAAAATACGGAATGATGGTACTAAACGCAGTATTGAATTTGGGCTTGTCAGTTGCCGCAATATTTGGCGGAAAGGCCCTGTTCAACATAATATTTGGAAACAGTCCAGCTTGACTAGCCTTCTTCTACTTGTTCTTCTGTTTGTACGTCTTTGTCATAACTTTCGTCCAGGTATTCTTCTTCCTTTTGGGATTTCTCTGACAATGTATCGTACTTGTACGCCTGAGCAATAAGGATGCTTTTGAAAATCACATCAAAAAAAAGAGATAGGAGTTACAGCAGGCCTACGCAAACGAGTCCAGTATCCGATTATCCTTTTCTTCTATTTTCTTATGCTTCTGTTGATTGTGTACTTCCAGTCCCTGTTGGGAAAAGAACATGATTTTACATTCATGGCAAATGCACGACATGGAGTGATTCCGGACAGATTCGATAAAACGGAATTGATTGAATTTCCATTCACCTAGAATTGATGATCGAAAGTTGGGGATTTGCACGTCCCAACTTCCGACCAAATGGGTAAACTACCCGAATGACTCCTCGGATTACACCAATAGCACTCCAAACAATATAACATGCGCGTAGAAATCATACTACAAAAAAATTTGCGAAACTTAAGACCAACGCCGTATGAAACGTAGCATTTGGTGACAGCTTCGCCACTTATGCTACCAATCCACAGTAGGTAAACCGTTGTGTGTTTGATTTGCACAATTACGTAATTCTAGCAAAATGGGTTGAAAATTTTTAATTGAAACTTAGATTTTTTACAGAAATTAAACGATTATCGTTTTCTTTTTCTTTGTCCCGGCTTGTTTTGTCCAGGGGTTCTGTGTAGGGTGAATCTCTTTTTAAAATTGCTCTTGTTTCTCAGGCTCGATGAGAGGCTGATCTTTTTGCGGCCTTCGACTTTTGGTGTCTGGCCCCTAACTTTTCCTGCCTTAGTAATCGATCCGTGTGTTGGCATGTTTTAGGATGGATTCTGCTTTGAATTTATGTGTTTACCAATCGGTGTAATAATGACCTAAACCTAGGTGTCATTCCAAGGTCAACACATTGCACAACAGATCGTTTTAATCCCAAAATTGATCACGTATTTCCAATGCATGTCAGGTCGCGCAGATTAACACGTAAACCTGTTACCAATATTTTGCCTTGATTGTTTCAATTACCTTTTCGTGCTCTCGGCCCTTCTTTCTTGCATATCTTTCCATTGCGCCAAGTGGAACTCCGCCAAGTGATCTTGCAATCAAGTTAAAGAAGCTCTTCTGTGCAGAGCCATGGCTTCCTGTTTTGGTCATGAATTTCTGGATTCCGTACTTGAAGTTGTGCTGCCACGTCTTGTACATCACTCCAAGCTGGGCAGGGTCCATCTCGTTTCCAATGTTAAAGAATTCTGATTTTTCCAGCAATCCGATTGGCACAAACGTGAGCGGTGTTGCAGTAAACATTGAGTCTGGCTGCTCCCGCTCTAGTTCAGATATGAGAGATATTGTCTCCCACGAGTCCTCAGGTGTCTCGTCGTTGTCTAGCCCCATGATTAGCGTAAATGCCGGAACCCAATAGTGCTCGTTTAGAGTTTTCACTCCTTCTTTTACGACCCAGTGCCATTCCTCCGGCTTGTATGGGGCAAGCTTTCTGTCGGCATATTTTCCAATTAATCTGAGGCTGCCGGTTTCAAATCCGCACTGGATTCCAGTGAGGTTTGTCGGCCCTGATTTTATTATCTTAGATAGGTTTGGAATTAGTTTTTCATCGGCAATTGCGCCAGCGAGTGTCCCGTGTGTCGGGTTGGTGTGATATATGCCAGTTGACATGACTGCTGTGAATAGTTCCTCTAGTGCCTCCCTGTTTGGCTCCATCTGCTTGTTGGTCCTAGGATCCATTCCGTAGACGAAAATGTCGTCACTGTGAATCCACGCGTTTCTCAGTCCGCCCTTTTTGATGTTGACCTCGATTTCGCGCTTTACTTTTTCAGGCGAGTAGTATCTCAAAGAACGCAATGTTACATCGCAGAACTTGCATCCGCGTCCGCAGCCCCGCATCACCTCAATCATTCCGTGCATGCTTGGCTCTACGATATCTGGAATGTCCTCTAGTTCTGGCCTGTCCCAAAAGTTGACAAATCTTCCGTGGTATGTCTTGTCGTCTCGCTTGAATTCCTTGATGTCCACTTTGAAATCGGCTTTCTTCCTAAACGGGTTCATGTTGTCAAACTCGTTGTTAATCAGATAATCAAAGAATCGTCCCGCGTGTCCGTCAATTTCTGGCGCTATTCCGCCAAGCTCACCTTCCAATATGGCATACAGGCCGTACTCTTCTATCTTTGCAGGGTCGTAGTTGTACTGCCATGTGCCAGATGCACCTGCAATCACACGTGCCTTGCTTCCGTTCTTTTTCTTTGCCTCGTTAATTTTCATGTGAAGGTCCCTGTTGTAAAACTCGTCATACGACATTTGCTTTCTGCCATATGTGAAAGTCATTGTAACTGGTCCCATTCCGAGCGGATCCATTTCGTACGTTCCTACCACTTCGGTTTCAGGTCCGATGAACTGGCCCACGTAATCAGGGTGCGCCACGACCACGTCTTCGCGCTTGTAGCCATCACGCAAAAGTCCTGCCTCCACTTTTCGCAGCCCGTATGGAGCATAGTTTGCAACTCCGTTTGTGTGAGGAATCGGTTTACAGATAAAATCAAACAAAACCCGCGGTGTTACTTGGTTTTTTAGAATCTTGTACCAAAAGCTGTTCTTGTCCCGGTTTGGGTCAATTGCGGGCGCGCATCCAAAGAATGTTGCAAGCGATATCCCACGATAATTTGACATCAGTGTTCGATCGGCAGTTAAAACGATCTTCGGGTGACCCATATCTCTCTTAGCGAAGTCATTTTTCATTTATTTTAAACCTTTAGGTGCGATCATGCCCAGATTTTGGACCGTGCACCGATTTTGGATCAGTAGTTCTCCAGAATGCCTGCTTTGCTTCTGTGGGTGTGTCCAAACTCTTGGCTTTTTGAAAGAAACCTGCCGTCAAACACGGTTCCGTCATGGCACACAAGGACGTCATCCATGCAGCAGCTCCCGCACATCCCAATTCCGCACTTCATCATTCTCTCAAGGCTTGCCTCAACAAACGTGTTCTTTGCGTTTGCCATTTGCACAACCTTGTGCATCATTATCTCAGGGCCGCATGTGTAGACTCCGTCAAATTTTGTTTCCCCAATTAGTTTTTCCATCACATCGGTGACAAATCCCTTTTGCCCGTACGAGCCGTCTTCTGTACACGCTATGACTTGGTGTTTGTTTTTTGCCAAAATCTTGTTTGCCAGATCCTCAAAGAACACTTCGTCTTTTGTCTTTGAGCCCATCAGAACTATCACCTCGTTTTCAGGCTTTGCAAACTTGGCAAGTCGCATCAGCGGGACGAGCCCCGTGCCGCCGCCAACTAGGAGTATTTTTCCATCCTTTATTGTAAACGCGTTGCCGTATGGGCCCCTAACCCCAATTTGGCTACCTACTTGCAAATCATAGAGCGCAGTGGACGACACCCCGCGCTTTCTAACTGTGAACGCGGCCTTGCCCTTTTCTTCTGCAACCATCACGCTCATCGGCAGCTCGTTTACCCCAGGAATCCACACCATTGCAAACTGGCCGGGCAAAACATTGGACAGCGAATCGTCTGAGAAGACAAGCGTCCTCACAGTAGGCGTTTCGTCTATTATTTTTTCAATTACCCTAATTGACGACCGATTAGAAATTTCTTGCAAGTCCCACCATTTCCTGAATTTTTGAAAACCCCTTTCTTTTCATGTAATTTGCAATCCCGTCGTTTACCTCGGAGAAGACATCAATCCACCTGTCCCCCACTGCGCTTCCTATCTGAACCGCGGACGCACCGGCCAAGATGAACTCGACTGCATCCTCCCAGGTAGACACCCCTCCGCACCCAATCACGGGAATGTTGTACTTTGAGGAAATCTCATATACGCACCTTACCGCGACTGGCTTTATTGCGGGGCCTGACAGCCCCCCAATCTTGTGGCTCAAAAGAGGCCTTTGCGTTTCAACGTCGATTCCCATTGCGCGAATAGTGTTGATTGCTGTAATGGCATCTGTCCCGCCGTCAATTGCCGCCTTTACCGTATCAAGATAGTTGGTGGTGCCAAGGCCTACTTTTGAAATCACTGGCACCTTTGTCATTGATTTTACCTTTCTTACTATTTTTGTGACAAGGCTCGGGTCGTCCCCCACCTCAAGCCCGACTTTTTCCACGTGCGGGCACGACAGGTTTAGCTCATACGCCACAACGTGCACGCCCTCAAACTGCCTTACCATAAACTCAAAGTCTTCTTCGATGGAGCCGACAAGACTCACTACGATTGGGACTGTTTTGTTTTGGGAGATCATTTTTGCAAAATACGGAGCCCCGGGATTTGAGAGGCCGACTGCGTTGAGGTATCCGCCCTTTATCCCCACAATTGTCGGGTTTGGGTATCCCTCCCATGGCTCTTTGGAAAGTGACTTTGTGACCACGGCGCCGGCACCGCTTTGATAAATTCTAGAAAACACCTCAAGTGATATGCCAAGGATTCCCGACGCTAGCATTGTCGGCCGCTCAAGCCTCAACGTTCCTATCGTAGTGGAAAGATCAGGACTCACTTGATTGACTTTATTTTATTGTCTTATAACGGTTAATGCGCATGCAAACATTTGGTACCTTTTTTAATGAGAAGATGAAAGAGTGCTCATGCATTTTGTCATGTTAACTGAGCTTGGCATTTTGGTTCTAGAAAACGAAAAGCCCGTAAAATCATTTCCATTTGACAACCCGGCAGCTGACTTTATCAAGATGAGGGCAGGTCAAATCGGCTCAAAGGCAATAATTGATTTTTTAAGAAAATCAAATCTCGGAGTCGGCGTAAACGAGGAGCCGCTTTTGAAAATTCTCAAAAAAGAGGGAATCGATGCGCAGCTGATGAGCGAGGCAGAAATCGAGAAGATCCAGTCGTCAAAGCTTGCAATCATGATAGAGGCAGGCCTTGCAAAAAACCAGGGCGAACTCATGGCAAAGCTGCGAGACTTTGCATTACAATTATCGTCTGCAAAGGTAACGGAAATCTCCCAGAGCCCTGACCTGCACATCATCCAGGGAATAAAGGCACTTGACGAAATCGACGTGATGATGAACGGCCTCTCATCAAGACTTAGAGAATGGTATGGCTTGCACTTTCCAGAGCTTGACAACATCATAGACAGCATCAACGGGTATGCGCAAATAGTGATGGCAGGAAGAAGAGAAGACCTCTCAAGAAAGGTCTACGAGGACGCAGGGTTTCCGGAAAACAAAGTAGAGATGCTATCAGTAATCCAGGGAAAGAGCAGGGGTGGCGACATAACCAAAGAAAACATGACAATAGTCCAGGCCATTGCAAAGCAAATCCTTGACATGACCAAGGTCAGAAAGGACATTGAGGCCCACGTTGAAAACGAAATGAAAACAATTGCTCCAAACTTGGGGGCAATCTTGGGGACGGCAGTCGGTGCTCGAGTCCTTGCAAAGGCAGGAAGCCTCAAGAAACTAGCATCGATGCCGGCAAGTACTATTCAGATAATGGGCGCAGAAAAGGCGCTGTTCAGGGCACTAAAGACCGGGACTGCGCCGCCAAAGCACGGAATACTTTTCCAGCACCCAATAGTTCACGCAGCCCCCAGATGGCAGCGAGGAAAGATGGCGCGCGCAATAGCGGCAAAGGCGGCAATTGCGGCACGGGTAGACATGTACGGTGCAGGCCTAAACCAGACGCTTCTTGAAAAGCTAAACGTCCGTGTCACAGAAATCGGCGACAAGTACAAAGAACCAGTGGAAAGGCCGCCGCAGCAGTACCAGAGATTTGACGACAGGCCAAGGGGCGGAGGATACGGTTCAAGGGGACCACGTCGTGACTTTAGAGGCGGAGGCGGCAGAGACTCAAGGCCTGGCGGAGGAAGGGACTTTAGAGGCGGAGGCGGCAGAGACTCAAGGCCTGGCGGAAACAAGAGAAAACGATTTGGTAGAAGAAAGTGAGTCTGTTTTTTGGCTCAAATCTGAAGGGCAAAAAAGACTGGCAACAATAAACTATGTCGAGGGAAACCAAGTTTACGGCGAGAAGCTGATCAAAAAAGGCGGGGACGAATACAGGATTTGGGATCCTTTCCGAAGCAAGCTCGCAGCTGCGCTCACAATAGGTCTTGAAATTTTTCCAATAAAATCAGGGACCAAGGTTTTGTACCTTGGCGCGTCAACTGGGACCACGGTAAGCCACATTTCTGACATAGTAGGGTACAACGGAATTGTTTTTGCAGTAGAGCATGCAAGCAGGGTTGCAAGGGACTTTTTGGACAGGGTTGCAAGCTTTAGGCCAAATGTTGTTCCGATACTCCAGGACGCAAGGCAGCCAAAGAACTATTTTTCAATATTCGGCAAGGTCGATGTAGTCTATGCAGACATAGCCCAGCCAGACCAGACTGAAATCACGATAACAAACTGCAAGATGTACCTAAAGGAGGGAGGGTATCTGTTCTTGGTAATCAAGACCCGCAGCATCGATGTAACGCGAGCCCCAAAGAAAATAATCGAGGACGAGATAAAAAAACTAGAGCCCAACTTTACATTCATACAAAACATTGACCTTGAGCCATACGACAAGGATCATGCGCTAGTTGTCGCAAAGTATCTTGGAAAGGACTAGCCAGACAGTATCACTCTGACTGGAGCCCAGCTCTTGCGGACAAATACAGGCATTTGCCCGTGTGCCAAAAACCAGTCCCTCACAAACTTGACTGTCTTGTCATCAGACGGATAGCCGCTGCCAACTTGGTACAGCTTGTTTATTTTTTCAATTGCCCTGTCTCGAGTCACCTTGGCAACAATGGATGCAGCAGACACCACCACGAACTTGCTGTCCGCGTGATGGTATGATTTTATTTTTCCAGTTTTGCTCATCTTTGTGATTTCTTTTCCAAACCGGGCAGGGTTTACGTCGCAAGAGTCAACGTACGATACGGACGGTCCGAGCTTTTTTATCACCTTTGCCATGTGTACGGCCTCAAGATGGTTCAGCTGGTGCCTTGCGACTGAGTCATCTATTGCCTTTGGGGTTGCCTTTGATATCGCATAGTCATCTACCAAGTCGGTTATTTTCTTGTAAAGGTACGCCCTTGCAGACGGAGTCAGTTTTTTGGAATCTCGGACGCCAAGATGGGTAAGCTCGTCAACTTTTGATTTCTCAATTGAAATTCCTGCAACGACAAGCGGCCCAATCATTGATCCCCTTCCTGCCTCATCGACTCCGCAAACAAGCATGTTTGAGAGAAGACAATTTTGTGTATAAACAGTATTAGGTCGAATATACTTTACAGCATAGAATCAGATACGAGTGCATCTAATATCAGATCGTATCTAGTTCTGAGAACATGGATCCCAGCATGTATCAGTGCATTAATTTAATCGAGAATGCCCTCATCCTGCAAATAGTTTACCGAAGTGACGAATTCTGCATCGCTTATTTTGTTGTCTAGCCACCACGAAACTACATTGGAAAACCAAGGCGGAGCATCAAAGGATTCGTTTTGTTCAGAAATGAAGCTCAGATTTTGCAATTCATTTAGGACCTGGTTCACGTTGTCGTCTGGGGATAGCATTTGTTGAACGACTTGTTCTTTTATTGCTTCCACCTCACGAATGTTATCTTGAATGACATTTGATTCAGGAACATTGGAATTTCTATAAGTGGCATCTTGTGTATTACCCATATTTTCCAGCTTACCTGCAAATCCTTCAATAACCAAGCCGCTGGAATCAAATTGCAATTCAGTAAAAGAATTTGCCCCGATTTGAGATTGTAGTTCAGGGTGCGTTGAAAGCAGCATGACAAGTAATCCTGTCACGTATGCGGCAGACGAAGACGTGCCATAGAAAGGCTTTTGCCCCAAACTGCTAACAACAAATCCATCAGGGGACAGTATTTGTGGAACGTTCAAGCCGTTATCTGTCGGACCAATTGAGCTATAGGGCATACTTGTCGAGTTTCCAAGCGCGCCAACCACGATTGCCCCCCTTGCATCAGTCGGAGTGCCAACGCTTTGTTCTGGATTTACATATTCTAGTTTATCATAGATGCTAAAGATCTCCAATTTGGCATCTTGGTAAATCTGGCCAAAATGAGATATGCCAATTGAATAAGAACCGATTTCTGTTGGAATGTAGCTCAGATATTCAAGTGACTCGTCATCAGCGGTGCTTTGCACATTTGATGAATAATCAAGGATATGTCCTGTCGAATTTGTCAGAGTTAGATCAAAGTCAGAGACACCGCCTAGATTTTTCCATTTCAGATACGCCAGTATGGGTTTTTTTTCT of Candidatus Nitrosotenuis sp. DW1 contains these proteins:
- a CDS encoding RNA polymerase Rpb4, which translates into the protein MEQVKKSQPISLAEVKEILEKEDAEKMDQIQRWTYDYVTKFAKVEAKAAKKIKQELKKECGLTEEEAVEIVNIMPSSLAELRAFTFGWKKLILAETLEKILNILKGNS
- a CDS encoding 50S ribosomal protein L21 translates to MTTKKPSGHSHGFRYKSRSVLTKDAPRGVSFLMREYHVGEQALVIIDPRQHKAMPHKRYHGKVGKITDVSRRVVTMDVKLGNKTKTLITRLDHIKPFGVK
- the radA gene encoding DNA repair and recombination protein RadA; protein product: MVDEMRLDSLDGVGPVTTKKLSDAGIHNIMDLIVRGPVDVSEVTGMDREAAEKIVTKARQTMVEQGLITKDFVTATEIYKRRLDIGKIATGTECLDMLFDGGVETQALTEVYGEFGSGKTQFCLTMCVNVQKSKEEGGLGGGVLYIDTENTFRPERIVSIAKAKGLDPEKVLDNIIVARAYNSAHQTLILEEAGPIIEQHNIKLIVADSAVGLFRSEYLGRGTLSDRQQRINRFVHLLVRTAETYNCAAIATNQVMASPDVFFGDPIRAIGGNVVAHTSTYRVYFKKSGKKRIARMVDSPHHPEQEVIFTVTEAGVADPDDETKKKKKSEDSE
- a CDS encoding DUF1059 domain-containing protein, which gives rise to MAKRFSCGDVVDGCAWSATAKDETELFEKISKHAKDAHKMSSVPDEVIQKVKSKIKDA
- a CDS encoding Dps family protein, with protein sequence MVINIGISDSNRKGVNQILNALLADQYVLYTKTRNYHWNVTGMQFNDLHKFFESQYAAIDASIDAVAERIRSLGGMTTATLAEFSKNSRLKEHPAKYPDAKVMISNLLADHETTIRNLRKDIDACDKKHHDTGTADFLTGLMEDHEKMAWMLRAFLDR
- a CDS encoding fluoride efflux transporter FluC, which gives rise to MSTKTKERMVDMKIIELAFLALGGVAGTFLRYKMISVPTYLGALQANVLMVNVLGSFILGAFAVISQQWNLDGKYALLIAFGFCGSLTTMSAVAFDTHGLLNNAKYGMMVLNAVLNLGLSVAAIFGGKALFNIIFGNSPA
- a CDS encoding 30S ribosomal protein S30e — encoded protein: MPTHGSITKAGKVRGQTPKVEGRKKISLSSSLRNKSNFKKRFTLHRTPGQNKPGQRKRKR
- a CDS encoding B12-binding domain-containing radical SAM protein translates to MGHPKIVLTADRTLMSNYRGISLATFFGCAPAIDPNRDKNSFWYKILKNQVTPRVLFDFICKPIPHTNGVANYAPYGLRKVEAGLLRDGYKREDVVVAHPDYVGQFIGPETEVVGTYEMDPLGMGPVTMTFTYGRKQMSYDEFYNRDLHMKINEAKKKNGSKARVIAGASGTWQYNYDPAKIEEYGLYAILEGELGGIAPEIDGHAGRFFDYLINNEFDNMNPFRKKADFKVDIKEFKRDDKTYHGRFVNFWDRPELEDIPDIVEPSMHGMIEVMRGCGRGCKFCDVTLRSLRYYSPEKVKREIEVNIKKGGLRNAWIHSDDIFVYGMDPRTNKQMEPNREALEELFTAVMSTGIYHTNPTHGTLAGAIADEKLIPNLSKIIKSGPTNLTGIQCGFETGSLRLIGKYADRKLAPYKPEEWHWVVKEGVKTLNEHYWVPAFTLIMGLDNDETPEDSWETISLISELEREQPDSMFTATPLTFVPIGLLEKSEFFNIGNEMDPAQLGVMYKTWQHNFKYGIQKFMTKTGSHGSAQKSFFNLIARSLGGVPLGAMERYARKKGREHEKVIETIKAKYW
- a CDS encoding dihydroorotate dehydrogenase electron transfer subunit, which encodes MQEISNRSSIRVIEKIIDETPTVRTLVFSDDSLSNVLPGQFAMVWIPGVNELPMSVMVAEEKGKAAFTVRKRGVSSTALYDLQVGSQIGVRGPYGNAFTIKDGKILLVGGGTGLVPLMRLAKFAKPENEVIVLMGSKTKDEVFFEDLANKILAKNKHQVIACTEDGSYGQKGFVTDVMEKLIGETKFDGVYTCGPEIMMHKVVQMANAKNTFVEASLERMMKCGIGMCGSCCMDDVLVCHDGTVFDGRFLSKSQEFGHTHRSKAGILENY
- a CDS encoding dihydroorotate dehydrogenase; translated protein: MSPDLSTTIGTLRLERPTMLASGILGISLEVFSRIYQSGAGAVVTKSLSKEPWEGYPNPTIVGIKGGYLNAVGLSNPGAPYFAKMISQNKTVPIVVSLVGSIEEDFEFMVRQFEGVHVVAYELNLSCPHVEKVGLEVGDDPSLVTKIVRKVKSMTKVPVISKVGLGTTNYLDTVKAAIDGGTDAITAINTIRAMGIDVETQRPLLSHKIGGLSGPAIKPVAVRCVYEISSKYNIPVIGCGGVSTWEDAVEFILAGASAVQIGSAVGDRWIDVFSEVNDGIANYMKRKGFSKIQEMVGLARNF
- a CDS encoding NOP5/NOP56 family protein — translated: MLTELGILVLENEKPVKSFPFDNPAADFIKMRAGQIGSKAIIDFLRKSNLGVGVNEEPLLKILKKEGIDAQLMSEAEIEKIQSSKLAIMIEAGLAKNQGELMAKLRDFALQLSSAKVTEISQSPDLHIIQGIKALDEIDVMMNGLSSRLREWYGLHFPELDNIIDSINGYAQIVMAGRREDLSRKVYEDAGFPENKVEMLSVIQGKSRGGDITKENMTIVQAIAKQILDMTKVRKDIEAHVENEMKTIAPNLGAILGTAVGARVLAKAGSLKKLASMPASTIQIMGAEKALFRALKTGTAPPKHGILFQHPIVHAAPRWQRGKMARAIAAKAAIAARVDMYGAGLNQTLLEKLNVRVTEIGDKYKEPVERPPQQYQRFDDRPRGGGYGSRGPRRDFRGGGGRDSRPGGGRDFRGGGGRDSRPGGNKRKRFGRRK
- a CDS encoding fibrillarin-like rRNA/tRNA 2'-O-methyltransferase, whose product is MVEESESVFWLKSEGQKRLATINYVEGNQVYGEKLIKKGGDEYRIWDPFRSKLAAALTIGLEIFPIKSGTKVLYLGASTGTTVSHISDIVGYNGIVFAVEHASRVARDFLDRVASFRPNVVPILQDARQPKNYFSIFGKVDVVYADIAQPDQTEITITNCKMYLKEGGYLFLVIKTRSIDVTRAPKKIIEDEIKKLEPNFTFIQNIDLEPYDKDHALVVAKYLGKD
- the rnhB gene encoding ribonuclease HII; the protein is MLVCGVDEAGRGSMIGPLVVAGISIEKSKVDELTHLGVRDSKKLTPSARAYLYKKITDLVDDYAISKATPKAIDDSVARHQLNHLEAVHMAKVIKKLGPSVSYVDSCDVNPARFGKEITKMSKTGKIKSYHHADSKFVVVSAASIVAKVTRDRAIEKINKLYQVGSGYPSDDKTVKFVRDWFLAHGQMPVFVRKSWAPVRVILSG